The Thermotoga sp. DNA segment AGTGTTCACTATCTCCTGAAGGGTCTTGCCGTGTCCACCACCCATGGCATGCCAGAACGTGACCTTCACCTTAGAGAGGGCCAGAACACTCAGAACTACCATCAGAAGAACAAGAACCTTCTTCACAGAGATCCCTCCTTTCTTGAGCTTTCACCACAGTGAATTATACCGCATAGGTTATAATCTGTAATGTGAAGAAACCACGAGAAAGAGAGGGCTGGACATGAGACCATCGAAGAGGCTGAAAGAGGCGGTTCTGGCGTATCTTTTCCTGCTTCCTTCACTCGTGGTCCTTGGTATGTTCGTCTTCTGGCCTGTTGGCTTTTCCTTCGTTTTGAGTTTTTTCAAGTGGGACTTCAGGAACATGAAGAATCCCTATTTCACAGGACTCGACAACTACATTGAAATCTTTCGTTTTGATTATCCCCCCAGGTATTCCTTCGTCTTCACCGTCCTGAACACCTTCTTCCACCTTGCCGTTGCAGGCGCAATCGTGCTTTTGATGATCCATCTGTTCAGAAAGAGATCGCTCTCCGGGATTCTTTCGAACGCAGCTGTGGTGCTCGGCTACGTTGCGCTGAACCTGTTCAACGTGGAGAATCCCCTGCTTTCCTTCCTTGTTGCCTCCATCGCCTGGTCGTGGTTGATATACGATTTCAAGCGGGTGGAGATGAGGAACACCTGGTTGTGGTTCATTCTGTTCCTGGTGGTTTTCACCTTCGTGGAACTTCGTTCCTCTCTTCCGGGAATGGTGAACTTTCTGCTTGACGCAAAAGACAAGAATCTCTTCCTCAAGGCACTGACCAACACACTCTACTACGTGATACTCAGCGTTCCTTCACAGATCTTTCTGTCTCTCATGATAGCCCTCCTTCTGAACAGCAACGTCAGACTCAGGGTCTTCTTCAGAACCGCTTACTTCATACCGTTCGTCACATCCGTTGTTGCCATATCCCTTGTCTGGAAGTGGATATTCAACGACGAGTTCGGCCTTCTGAACTACATACTTTCCCTGTTCCACATAGATCCCATCTCCTGGTTGAAGGACGAGAGGTGGACGATCCCCACGATCGCCATCGTTTCCGTCTGGAAGACCGTGGGGTACGACGCCGTGATATTCCTCGCAGGACTTCAAAACATAGACAGGTCCTACTACGAGGCGGCGGAGGTCGATGGTGCGAGTTCCTTCCAGAAGTTCTTTTACATCACCTGGCCCCTTCTGTCCCCAACGACGTTCTTCTTGCTCATCGTTTCTCTCATAGGTGCCTTCAAAGTTTTCGCGGAAGTCTACATCCTCTACGATGGACTTCCCGGCCCCTACAACAACAGCGGAATGACGCTCGTGTACTACGTGTTCGATCTGTTCTACAGACAGCAGAGGATGGGAATCGCTTCAGCGGCCGCGTACATTCTCTTTGCCATCATCCTCATCTTCACCTTCATCCAGTACAGAGTTGGAAGGAAAGCGGTCGAGTACGTGTCGTGAGGTGGTAGCGTGAAGAAGCTGGTCATCTACCTTCTTCTCATATTCGGTGCCGTTATCATGCTGGGACCTTTCGTCTGGATGGTGCTCACTTCCTTCAAGGCACCCTCTGAGGTCCAGCAGTGGCCCCCGAAGTTCTACACGAAGAACTTCTCTTTTTCCCGTGACGTGAAGGTGATCTTGAAACCGGGTGTTCAGAAGGTATCCAGGGGTGTCAGCCTGAGAGAGGCCTATGCACTGAGGGTGGGAAAGGAAAACCTCCTGACCCTTACGGTGAACGATGACCCGTTCTACAGAGGAACGATGACGATACCTCTGAAAGGAGCAAGATACACAACGAAAGTGGATGTTGAGAAAGTCAGAGAGCTTGCCTCAAAGTCTCCCGTTGAGTTTTCCTGGAGCACGCCGGAGGAGTTCTTCGAGCAGTTCTTCATTCACTACAGGAGTGGGGCAGATCCGTACTTTCAGAGGGCGAAGTTGATAAACAAAGTTCTGGGTTCGATAGAAAGCTCGCTGAAAACGATCTCCCAGATCGAAAGGTTCATAAACCTGAGGATAAAAGACAGCGTGGAGAAGGAAAGATTCCGTTCGTTTCTCGAGGCCAAAAAAGAAGAACTTTCCGTACTCCGAGAGAATGTAGAGAAGATGAAGGCGGGAAGCACGCTCATCCTTTCCGATGATGAGATAAGGGCTCTTTATACAATACTGAAGGGTGTGAACCTCGTGTACACCGGAAACAATCCCCTCGTTTCCGTGTACGAAAAGAGGGTGGTCCTTCCCCTCGAAGAAGTGAAAAGAAACATCTCCTACTACCTCGAGGTCAACGGGTTCTTCCAGAGCATTCAGAACCTCACAGTTGAGAAGAACATCGTTGCAAGAGTGATGAGCGAAAAAGAAAGAGAAGAGCTCTTTTTGAAGAAGATAGAAGGCTTCCCAGACAGAGAAATCGTCGAGAAGCTCTTGAGGGAATCGAAAAAGAACCTCGTGGAAAGCTACGTGTCGTTGAAAGAAAAAGAGATCTCAGAAAAGTACCACGTTGATCTTCTCACCATAGCCACGTTGAAGCCTGTCATCTCCTCTCTGATCAGCCTGGCTCAGGAAAACGGCATCGAAGAAGAAGACTTCTCCACAATGCTGAAGAAACTGGACACCACTCTTCCTGAAAGCACCACCTACAGAATTTTGAAGTCAAAGCTTTCCCAGCTTGATCTGAGCGGAGAAGTGCTCGACGCGGTCGCATGTTATCTCAGAAGCGTTGCCCTTCTCAGAAAGGCGTACGAAGATGCCATGAGTTCATGGAAGATCGTGGATGCTCCAGGTTTTGTGAAGGAGGTCCGGGTGAAAGACGGCGAGGTCATAGAAATCCTCCTTGAAGGTGTTCCTGCTGTCTTTTTGAATGACGAGCCCATGAATTCCGTGAGGCTCAGGTTCTCCTTCCTCGAAGTGCTGGCGAACATCTTCCAGAACTACGTCGATGCGTGGAACGCCGCTCCGTTTCCGAGGTACTACTTCAACACCTTCTTCGTTGCCTCTGCAACGACCTTGCTCGAGGTGTTCACTGCGTCCCTTGCCGCGTACGCCTTCTCGTGGATGGTCTTTCCGGGAAGGGATTTCATATTTGGACTTTTTCTTGCCACGATGATGATTCCAGGTGAAGTGTTACTTGTTCCCAACTTCATCACGATATCGAAACTCGGCTGGATAGACACCTACTACGCCCTGATCGTTCCGTGGATCGTCAGTGTCTTCGCCATATTCCTTTTGAGACAGCACTTTTTGACCATTCCAGGAGAGCTTTTCGACGCAGCGAAGATAGATGGGTGCTCTCACTGGAGGTTCCTCTGGCAAATAGTTGTGCCACTCAGCAGACCCGCTGTCATAACCTCTGCCCTCCTCAAGTTCGTTGGAAGCTGGAACGCTTTCCTGTGGGTTTTGATCGTGACGAACAGTGAGGAGTACAGGACGCTCCCCGTGGGACTTCAGGCGTTCAGTTCCGATGTGGGAACGCAATACAATCTCCTCATGGCAGCGGCCACGTTCTCGATTCTCCCCGTGGTGATCCTGTTCATATTCACCCAGAAGTACTTCATCCAGGGAATCGCAAGAACTGGACTGAAATGAAGGAGGCGATAGAATGAAAAAGCTGATCATTCTGCTTCTGATTTTTTCCTGTGTGGTCTTCGGGGAGATATACTATGGAAACTTGCATTCGCATACGTCCTTTTCCGACGGTTCGGGAACACCAGACGAGGCCTACGAGTACGCGAAAAAGTACCTTGACGTTCTGGCGATAACGGACCACGCTTATTATTTTGCTCAGAAGATAAACGGCAAAACAAAACCTTACCTGACAAAGCTTGCTGCAGAGAGACACACAAAAAACGGAGAATTCATCGCCCTTCAGGGATTCGAGTGGACAGCGGGCGTTGGGCACATAAACGTGTACGAATCCCTGGAATGGATCGACAGAAACAGAGAAGGAACTCTGGAGGGTTTCTACAGGTGGCTCGTTGAACACAGGAAACTTGCCCAGTTCAACCACCCCATAAGCAAGTTCGGGACCTTCGATTCGTTCAGGTACTTTCCCGAGGCGGATAAGTACGTGAACCTGATCGAGGTGGGAAACGGGAACTGGGCCCTGGGTGATGTGATAAACCCCGAGATGTACAGAAACTACATCCTTGCGCTCAACAGGGGATGGCACCTTGGGGCCACTGCTGGACAGGACAACCACAAACCGAACTGGGGAAGTGCAAACGACGTAAGAACGGGCATAATTGCGGACGCACTGACGTACGACTCCATCATGGACGCTCTCTGGAAGAGGCACACCTTCGGAAGTGAAGATAAAAACGTTCGAGTCCTTCTGAAGAGTGGAAATCACCTGATGGGAGATGTCGTTTTCGTGGACGAACTTTCCAGAAAGACGCTGAGTCTGGAGTACGAAGACACAGAAAAACTCCTCTACCTTGCCGTCGTCTCCCAGAGCGGTACCGTCCTGGAACTCTGGCCAGCTACGGAAAGGTTGAACTTGAATCTCTCCGTCACACCTCCAGATGGGTACGAGTGGTACTTCGTCTACATGAGGCAAATGGATGGTGACAAGATCGTCACTTCCCCGATCTGGTTTCAGATTCCA contains these protein-coding regions:
- a CDS encoding carbohydrate ABC transporter permease, which produces MRPSKRLKEAVLAYLFLLPSLVVLGMFVFWPVGFSFVLSFFKWDFRNMKNPYFTGLDNYIEIFRFDYPPRYSFVFTVLNTFFHLAVAGAIVLLMIHLFRKRSLSGILSNAAVVLGYVALNLFNVENPLLSFLVASIAWSWLIYDFKRVEMRNTWLWFILFLVVFTFVELRSSLPGMVNFLLDAKDKNLFLKALTNTLYYVILSVPSQIFLSLMIALLLNSNVRLRVFFRTAYFIPFVTSVVAISLVWKWIFNDEFGLLNYILSLFHIDPISWLKDERWTIPTIAIVSVWKTVGYDAVIFLAGLQNIDRSYYEAAEVDGASSFQKFFYITWPLLSPTTFFLLIVSLIGAFKVFAEVYILYDGLPGPYNNSGMTLVYYVFDLFYRQQRMGIASAAAYILFAIILIFTFIQYRVGRKAVEYVS
- a CDS encoding ABC transporter permease subunit is translated as MKKLVIYLLLIFGAVIMLGPFVWMVLTSFKAPSEVQQWPPKFYTKNFSFSRDVKVILKPGVQKVSRGVSLREAYALRVGKENLLTLTVNDDPFYRGTMTIPLKGARYTTKVDVEKVRELASKSPVEFSWSTPEEFFEQFFIHYRSGADPYFQRAKLINKVLGSIESSLKTISQIERFINLRIKDSVEKERFRSFLEAKKEELSVLRENVEKMKAGSTLILSDDEIRALYTILKGVNLVYTGNNPLVSVYEKRVVLPLEEVKRNISYYLEVNGFFQSIQNLTVEKNIVARVMSEKEREELFLKKIEGFPDREIVEKLLRESKKNLVESYVSLKEKEISEKYHVDLLTIATLKPVISSLISLAQENGIEEEDFSTMLKKLDTTLPESTTYRILKSKLSQLDLSGEVLDAVACYLRSVALLRKAYEDAMSSWKIVDAPGFVKEVRVKDGEVIEILLEGVPAVFLNDEPMNSVRLRFSFLEVLANIFQNYVDAWNAAPFPRYYFNTFFVASATTLLEVFTASLAAYAFSWMVFPGRDFIFGLFLATMMIPGEVLLVPNFITISKLGWIDTYYALIVPWIVSVFAIFLLRQHFLTIPGELFDAAKIDGCSHWRFLWQIVVPLSRPAVITSALLKFVGSWNAFLWVLIVTNSEEYRTLPVGLQAFSSDVGTQYNLLMAAATFSILPVVILFIFTQKYFIQGIARTGLK
- a CDS encoding CehA/McbA family metallohydrolase, with product MKKLIILLLIFSCVVFGEIYYGNLHSHTSFSDGSGTPDEAYEYAKKYLDVLAITDHAYYFAQKINGKTKPYLTKLAAERHTKNGEFIALQGFEWTAGVGHINVYESLEWIDRNREGTLEGFYRWLVEHRKLAQFNHPISKFGTFDSFRYFPEADKYVNLIEVGNGNWALGDVINPEMYRNYILALNRGWHLGATAGQDNHKPNWGSANDVRTGIIADALTYDSIMDALWKRHTFGSEDKNVRVLLKSGNHLMGDVVFVDELSRKTLSLEYEDTEKLLYLAVVSQSGTVLELWPATERLNLNLSVTPPDGYEWYFVYMRQMDGDKIVTSPIWFQIPSSVYVNSVRVSPEEIHDGEVAKIYFEIYNVTGEKKRVTLSILLDDETLREVSQEFSPYQVKRFVVPTGALKEGYHRVFFLVNGKTVQSVSFFVEEKLKGVIMIDTLHENDHLEELKVLAEELEKTGYKVKYPKVMLKDLSGVDILIISTPKKGGLNFAKKLSRKELETIKNFKGKIYIVPGDDEEYRKTYLEQIKGEVVTIEELREKLLGE